AGCTTTTGGTGATCTCCTTGCATCCTCTTTTGTCTTATGGTTTCTTGGAGCTTTTCTTCCTCCTTTTCGTCCATACTCACTTGCACATCTGGTGTTATTCCCTTTTTGTGTATGAGTCTTCCAAAAGGTGTGTAGTAGTATGCTACAGTAAGCTTTATGGCAGAACCATCTTCAAGAGGCATAATGTTCTGTACAGATGCCTTACCGTAGCTTTTCTCTCCTACTATTACAGCTCTCTTATAGTCCTGAAGAGCACCCGTGACTATCTCGGACGCGCTGGCAGAACCCTTGTTTATCAAAACTACCAGAGGCATGTCTTCAGGCACAATGGGTTTTCTCTTGGAGAAGTATTTGTTTATTTCGCCATCCCTTGACTTGGTGTATACTATGAGCTTACCTTCAGGGATGAAAAGTTCTGCAACGTTTACCGCCTCCGTTAAAAGTCCTCCAGGGTCGTTCCTTAGGTCAAGGATAAGTCCTTTTATGTTCTGAGAAAGAAGACTCTTTATGGCTTTTTCCATCTGATCGCCTGCACCGTCATTGAACTGCACGAGTCTTATATAACCTACATCATCTATCTTTGTCCACCTGACGCTCTCTATTTTTATGAGACTTCTTTCAAGCTCAAACTTGAGAGGTTTATCACTACCCTTCCTTATTATGGTCAAGTTCACCTTTGTGCCAGGCTTTCCCCTTATCTTTTGCACCACATCTGTTAGCATCATGTTGGATGTGTCCTCTCCGTTTATCTCAATTATTATGTCTCCAGGCTTTATGCCTGCTTTGTAGGCAGGTGTTCCTTCTATGGGTGATACTACAACAGGTCTTCCTTTCTCCATACTTATCTCTATACCTACACCACCAAACTCACCTTCCGTTTCTTCTTTGAACTCTCTGTATTGTTCAGGTGTAAAAAAGGCAGAAAAAGGGTCTAAGGACTTCATCATACCACTGAGCGCACCATAAATTAGGTCTTTTGTGCTCACATTCTCCACATAATTTTCTTTCACAACTTTAAACACATCTGTGAAAAGCCTGAAGTATTTGTAATCATCTTCACCACCCCTGTCTTTGGGAGCGCCACCCGCTATACCAAGCAAAAAACCCACACTAAAAGTGATAAACAGTAAGCCTAAAAATTTAGCTCTCTTCATCTTCCATCTCCTCTCTCTATAAAAATATCCCTCACATCTCTTATGTAAAAGTTTGCTCTGCCAAGTTCTGATATGGATGTGCAGTATGTCCCTAAGTCCAACCTTATGTGTTTCTTTAAGCCTCCTCTGAGTTCCACATCCACTTCAAGGCCATCTTCTTTCTGAGAAAGCACTCTTATGTGTCTAACATCCTCAAAAGGTACTGCATATTCAACACCTCCTTCCTTGACCTTCAGGTAGGTTCTTCCATTACAGCTTATACCTTTAAGTTGGTGAGTGATCCCTTCTCTGTCCACCACCTTTACGGATAACTGCGTATTTACCTTAACAGGTTCTGCCATAGACAGGAGAAATACGGAAGAGAGGATGATCCCTTTCTTCATAGATTAAATTATACCCTCTTCCTCATCCTTTAGCAGTTTGTATATCAAGCTGTCTGTTAGGGCTATCCAAGAAGCCTCTATTATGTTTTCAGAAACACCCACCGTGCCCCACTTCCTTCTTCCGTCTGTAGATTCTATAAGCACCCTTACCTTGGCGGATGTGCCTTCCGACTCATTAACTATCCTCACTTTGTAGTCTATGAGCTGTACATCTCTGAGATTGGGATAGAACTCCTCCAAGGCTTTTCTCAAAGATCTGTCTAACGCGCTTACAGGTCCATTGCCGAGCGCTGCAGTGTGTTGCTTTATATCCCCTACATAGAGCCTTACGGTAGCTTCAGATACAGGTGATACATCCGTACTTCTTCTTGCTATAAGCACGCGATAGGCATCAAGATCAAAGTAGTTTTTAACAAGTCCAAAGTGCCTTTTGCACAAAAGCTCAAAAGATGCCTCTGCTGCCTCAAAGTGATAGCCTTCTTTCTCCAGCTCCTTTATCTTTTCAACAAGCTTGACGAGTTCTGGAGACCTCTCATCTACCTGAATACCCATCTCTTTAAGCTTGTATAGTATGTTGCTCCTGCCAGAAAGGTCCGATACAGTCACCTTTCTTCTGTTGCCTACCAGAGATGGGTCTACATGTTCGTAAGTTTCTGACCTTTTCATCACAGCGGAAGCATGAACACCCGCCTTGTGAGTAAAGGCGCTTTCTCCTACATAAGGCATGTTTTTGGGAAGAGGTATGTTGGAAACTTCTGATACAAAGTGAGCAAGTTCTGTAAGTTTTTTAAGATTCTCTGGAGGTATAACCTCAAAACCGAGCTTTAGTTGAAGGTTTGGTATGATGGAACATAGATTAGCATTTCCTGTTCTTTCTCCTATACCGTTTATAGTGCCGTGCACCTGCCTTGCTCCTGCCAATACAGCCATCAAAGAGTTGGCAACAGCTGTGTCTGAATCATTATGAGCGTGTATACCAATGCGTGCCTGGGGGAAAGATTCCTTAACCGCCTTGGTTATCTCGTAAACTTCATTAGGTAGGCATCCTCCGTTTGTATCACACAAAACTATCCAATCCGCACCACCCTCAAGAGCAGACCTAAGCACTGATAGAGCATACTCTGGATTATTTTTGTACCCATCAAAGAAGTGTTCTGCGTCAAAGATCACTTCCTCTACGTGCTCTTTTAGGTATCTTACCGTTTCGTAAACCATATCAAGATTCTCCTCAAGGCTCGTTCCCATAGCTTGAATAACATGAAAGTCCCAGCTTTTACCAAACACGGTTATCACACGTGCACCAGACCTTAGAAGGTTCTCTATCTGTTGATCTTGGTGAACCTTTTTACCTGCCTTTCTGGTAGAACCAAAAGCGACGACTTTCAAGTTCTGAGTCTTTATCTTTTTGAGCCTTTCAAAAAGTATGGTGTCTTTGGGGTTAGCTCCTGGCCATCCACACTCCGCGTAATGCACTCCAAACTCATCAAGTTTTTCAAGTATGCGAAGCTTATCTTCTACAGAAAAATTTATACCCTCAGCTTGCGAGCCATCCCTTAAGGTGGTATCGTAAATAAGCACCTTATCCATAGAAGTTTAAATATAATATACATTTCTTTACTTTCACATTGGAGATATTTAAGATTCGGTAATTTGCCAAAAGGTTGGGAGTTTGTTATTAAAAGTTTAAGAAAAAAAGAAATTCTAACCGCAAGAAACATTTTAAATTATGAGATAGCACTCGATTTCGTATAATACAATCTATGAAGAGAGTGCTCATAACGGGTGTAAGAAGGATAGGTTTTCACATTGCCAAGAAACTCATAAACAATGGGTACAAAATAGCCTTCGTTTACCGTACACACACTCAAACGGTAGAGGAGCTTCTAAAGGAGGATACCCTTGGCATTCAAGCAGACCTGTCAGACCCTAACAGCTATCTGAAAGTAGTAGAGAAGGCTGTGAATTACTTAAATGGAATAGACGCTTTTATACACAGCGCAAGTCCATATTTTTCTACGCCCATTGAGTCTTTGAAAAGGGATGACCTGTATGCACACTTTGTCCCAAATACAGAAGCTTTTCTGTTTCTGAGTAAACTTCTTTACCCATACATGCTTCATAATTCTGGTGATACTAAAGGCAGGATAGTAGCATTTGGGGACTGGGCTACTAATACCACGCCTTACAAAAACTACTCTGCGTATTTTATCTCAAAAGGAGCTCTTCACACTGCGGTAAAGGTGTTAGCAAAGGAGTTTGCGCCTCATGTACTTGTTAATGCCATAGCTCTTGGACCTACTCTAAAACCAGAGGACTTTTCGGAGGAGAAGTGGAAGGAATACATAAACAAGACGCCACTAAAAAGGCAGGTTTCTATAGAAGATGTAATGGCACTCACTGAGTTTTTGCTGGAAGCCCAAAGTATAACAGGAGAGATCATAAATTTGGACAGTGGGAGGCACATATCCGGTGAGTGTTAGAATAGCGGTACTTTTTAGCGGTGGAGTAGAAAGCACTACCCTACTTTACATGTACCTCCAAAAGGGGTATTTGGTTTATCCCGTCTACGTAAAAACCGGAGAAAAGTGGGAGAGCCTTGAACTTGAAAACGCAATAAATCTCTGGAGATACACCAAGAGAAATTATCCAAACCTTATGGCATTAAGAGTTCTAAAGGTGCAAGGACTAGCATCTCCAAGAAAAACTTTAAAAACTATACAGGACATTTTCATACCCCTGAGGAACATGACCCTTATAACTACATGTGCTCTTTACGCTTTTTCTAAAGACATAAACAGGTTAGCTATAGGCAGTCTTGGGCTTTATGCTTTTCCGGATAACACAGCAGAGTATCTGAAAGAATTGGAAAAACTCATAGCTAAGGGTTTGGGCAAAGAGTTTTTTATAGAAACACCTCTGTTTGGACTTGAAAAGGCTCAAGTAGTAAAGATGGGACTCAGCGTAGTACCTTATCACCTTACCCTCTCGTGTGCCAATCCCAGAAAGATAAAAGGGAAAATAGTTCCGTGTGGAAAGTGTATAAAGTGCAAAGAAAGACAAGAGGCTTTAGCTGTAGGCTAAGATTTTACATAAAGGGGTTCCAAAAGGAAAAGGTCATCACCTTTGTATCCAGAGCTTAGCTTTTCGTAAGCGTATATACCGCCGTAAGCGGAGAAGGGGAAAAACTCAAGAACCACATTGCTACCCTCTATGGCATGATCTTTCAAGCTTATTACATAACCTTGTGAAGGGCACTCCTTAGCTGTCTTTATTTCCGATATTTTGTCTTCCTCTACTATCCTGTAGAATATGGTGTGGCTCACCTTTAAACAAGGTATTTTGGGAAAGTTTGTATGTGTGTGCTTTGCCATCAATTCAAGGTTCTCATATCCCACTACTGGCTTATTAAAAAGGTAAGCCCAACCTTTTATAAAGGTTATGCCAATTCTCACTGAGGTAAGATACCCTACACCTACAGAAACGGCAAAGGCATCGTAATCCTGAGGTCTTATTTTGTAATCTGCCAACACCTTGGGTAAGTTCTCAAGAGTCTTCTTTGAGTTGTCCATATAGCACAAAAAGATCACCTTCCCTTCATCAATCACCGAAAAGTTTAAGAAGGAAAAGGAAGTATCAAGGGAAAGGATCCTCATTACGCTACACTATTATAACTGTGGTAAAATCTCAGTATGCTGCTTATTAGCTTCTTGATGGGTGTCTTTTATGTGGAGAATCTGTACATACTTTCCAGATATACAAGATGGCTATATCTGTCAAGTTTGGTAAGGCTTGTTTTGACAGGAATGTTCTTTTTCTACATTTTCAAGTCTTTTGGTTATGTGGGTTTTCTTATGAACCTTTTGGTGTTCCACATAGGTTTATTCCTTCATCTGATAGTCAGAGGCTGGGTTCTCAATGGACTGGTTAAAAACCGTTGAACCGTTATTTAGGGAGTCCTTGCTACAGTTTTTTATTTGGATGGCACTAATTCATGTACTTGCTCAGGTTTTTTTAGACAGAAGGATAGCCTTTTGGATAGCATCCATATCAGCCACTTATCTCTGGATAAAATACTACGAGATTTTCACACCTATAAAGGCTTGGTTGATCATATTAGGCATTTTCTCCTTCTATCTTCTTCTGAA
The DNA window shown above is from Hydrogenobacter hydrogenophilus and carries:
- a CDS encoding S41 family peptidase; protein product: MKRAKFLGLLFITFSVGFLLGIAGGAPKDRGGEDDYKYFRLFTDVFKVVKENYVENVSTKDLIYGALSGMMKSLDPFSAFFTPEQYREFKEETEGEFGGVGIEISMEKGRPVVVSPIEGTPAYKAGIKPGDIIIEINGEDTSNMMLTDVVQKIRGKPGTKVNLTIIRKGSDKPLKFELERSLIKIESVRWTKIDDVGYIRLVQFNDGAGDQMEKAIKSLLSQNIKGLILDLRNDPGGLLTEAVNVAELFIPEGKLIVYTKSRDGEINKYFSKRKPIVPEDMPLVVLINKGSASASEIVTGALQDYKRAVIVGEKSYGKASVQNIMPLEDGSAIKLTVAYYYTPFGRLIHKKGITPDVQVSMDEKEEEKLQETIRQKRMQGDHQKLILLPELDPQLRKAIEIIHKGQAIKKAA
- the cimA gene encoding citramalate synthase, whose product is MDKVLIYDTTLRDGSQAEGINFSVEDKLRILEKLDEFGVHYAECGWPGANPKDTILFERLKKIKTQNLKVVAFGSTRKAGKKVHQDQQIENLLRSGARVITVFGKSWDFHVIQAMGTSLEENLDMVYETVRYLKEHVEEVIFDAEHFFDGYKNNPEYALSVLRSALEGGADWIVLCDTNGGCLPNEVYEITKAVKESFPQARIGIHAHNDSDTAVANSLMAVLAGARQVHGTINGIGERTGNANLCSIIPNLQLKLGFEVIPPENLKKLTELAHFVSEVSNIPLPKNMPYVGESAFTHKAGVHASAVMKRSETYEHVDPSLVGNRRKVTVSDLSGRSNILYKLKEMGIQVDERSPELVKLVEKIKELEKEGYHFEAAEASFELLCKRHFGLVKNYFDLDAYRVLIARRSTDVSPVSEATVRLYVGDIKQHTAALGNGPVSALDRSLRKALEEFYPNLRDVQLIDYKVRIVNESEGTSAKVRVLIESTDGRRKWGTVGVSENIIEASWIALTDSLIYKLLKDEEEGII
- a CDS encoding SDR family oxidoreductase; this encodes MKRVLITGVRRIGFHIAKKLINNGYKIAFVYRTHTQTVEELLKEDTLGIQADLSDPNSYLKVVEKAVNYLNGIDAFIHSASPYFSTPIESLKRDDLYAHFVPNTEAFLFLSKLLYPYMLHNSGDTKGRIVAFGDWATNTTPYKNYSAYFISKGALHTAVKVLAKEFAPHVLVNAIALGPTLKPEDFSEEKWKEYINKTPLKRQVSIEDVMALTEFLLEAQSITGEIINLDSGRHISGEC
- a CDS encoding 7-cyano-7-deazaguanine synthase, translating into MSVRIAVLFSGGVESTTLLYMYLQKGYLVYPVYVKTGEKWESLELENAINLWRYTKRNYPNLMALRVLKVQGLASPRKTLKTIQDIFIPLRNMTLITTCALYAFSKDINRLAIGSLGLYAFPDNTAEYLKELEKLIAKGLGKEFFIETPLFGLEKAQVVKMGLSVVPYHLTLSCANPRKIKGKIVPCGKCIKCKERQEALAVG
- a CDS encoding tRNA threonylcarbamoyladenosine biosynthesis protein TsaB, with translation MRILSLDTSFSFLNFSVIDEGKVIFLCYMDNSKKTLENLPKVLADYKIRPQDYDAFAVSVGVGYLTSVRIGITFIKGWAYLFNKPVVGYENLELMAKHTHTNFPKIPCLKVSHTIFYRIVEEDKISEIKTAKECPSQGYVISLKDHAIEGSNVVLEFFPFSAYGGIYAYEKLSSGYKGDDLFLLEPLYVKS